Sequence from the Clupea harengus chromosome 20, Ch_v2.0.2, whole genome shotgun sequence genome:
TATCGTTTACAACACTTCTGACCTGTAAGGTTATGCCATAACCGTTATGGTAAAATAGCTAGCTTGCTACCTGGCTAACATGCGGCTAACATGGGTCATAAACACTTAGACAATTCATCAGCTGTCCTTGATTACATATTCGCTGCAGTTGGTCTTATTGTCTGAACATTTTATTGTGTGGACAATTTCTGTATACCTAAATAATATGACTGACCATTTGTGACTGCATCTGACTTTTTAAAAACTTCCCTCGCCGGAGGCTAACATCAGACAGGTAAGTAAGGCTTGTAACCAGGTCCAATCCTaatttggtatatgttattttgttacctgttgtatgccgtctactgcgtagatgttggctgccaagtcgtaagaatttcgctgcgctgaagcaatttggtgtatgcgacaataaacactttgactttccTGTTCATAATGCTGATACATCTGACGCACCAACTATTCCTGCCATGACGAGCAAATGAACACGTGTGGAGCATAGGCTAACTAACTACATCTACGTTACCACTAGCATGTTTAATGAGTAGCTTTAGCTCATAACAGTTGTAATAGTTTATACGATAACATGACAACGCACAGGGGAAAACACACGCCAAATCAACACCAAAGTGTACGAACGTTACCTAACTTAAATTGATTTAAATATGGAGGGTTCTCCGGGAGAATAATTCGTTCAGACACCAGAAGGCTGAACACCAGCTATTCCCCGATAAAATGGAGGTTAAGTTGACTTACCTTTAACGTGAACATTCGGAGTTCATTATCGAAATTATTTCTAgctttttcaaagaaaaaaagcttTGTAAAAAGATGGATGGGGAGGTATATCGGATGCGGTTCCATTTCCCCTTCTTCTGGCAAACAACCGAGGGAATAAGCTGTTGTGGCAATATTCAATTTTTAAGCTGAGTTGCACGGTTGTATCTAATCAGTCAAATGCTGCTGCATGGCTCTGTGGTGGTTGATTATGGAAATAGGTTTATGCCCTGTAGTAGCCTAGTGTCTATGTGATTAGTTCACAAAGTTCAAGTGCAGGCTGGGCAGTACTTCTTCCTGGCTCTCTGTTTGAGCGAGCGAACGCACTCGAAGCCAATACTGAACCTTGTGATTCGTCACGGGGCATCCACGACTGTCCCTGAACACGTCTTTGTTAAAGGCCTACAGGAGGCAAGGCTATTTAAAGCGCATTttggggaaaataaaaaaaaataaaaagtcatGCTAGCGCAAACCTCTACAGGTGGGTAAATACCCATTCAATCTTTAACCTCGTTTTAGGCACTTTTAGGTTATTTGAGAGTATTTGGTGATTTTCACATTTCATCAGTGGGATAACTTTCCCTTGGAACCTACAACTTTGAGGTTGGCACTGTAAGTTTCTGTCATGCTTTGATGTACCTCTCTTGGCTTCTTTGGCTGTACTCATGCCCTTAGAACTGAGCCTTATCCATTCATGCACTCTTTTGGTACATATTCAGTAACCTGCTCGTCAATCCTGTTTTTTTGCCTCTCCTGTGAGTCAGACTCTGGGATGTTTCACTTCATAAAACTTGATCGTAGCAGTTGCTTGTCCAGACTTTTCTGCCAGGGGTGGTCCActccagacaaaaaaaaacaaccctacctgtggtgtgtggtggacaAGCTTTTCTCAACAGCACGAAACCAAGGGATGGTCATGTGTTAAAAATATGTGGAATATGTTCAGACCTCTTACAATTTCATAAGcatttgaaagagaaaaaaaaaatctatcttGAACTAAGCTGTGTCTTGAACTCAGGCCTTGCTGGAACACACCGGGATTGTATATCACATTTAACGGTTGCCCTATGAGGGTCAATCAATAGTCCTTAAAAGCACTCTTTTTCTAAACGAGTAGGACCTATTTTTTGCTTTGCTTTAATTGCTTCAGTTCTATGTGTTCAGCTCCTCACACTAAGAAACTTTTCCTTGTTCTTATTTGCATTCCTAACTGATATGACCACCCGCTTCACTGACATGTTTCAGGCATTTTCCTCTGTCACTGAAAAGTCTTAATTTTGTTTCCTGTGTGGTCTCCCAGTTCATGAATTGCCTGTCTTTGAGGATGAAGTGAAGGCATGGACAAACCTGGCTTTTCTCAGTTTGAATTAGTAACCCTAGACACATAACATGGAttataaatgaaaacaacatgaagTTAGGCTTTTACATACACCCTAAAAGCCTAAGGGAGTCTCACTTGTACAATTCTGAAGCCAGAAATGTAAGAACTTGCCAAGATGCTGCTAGATGACTCTATCCACTGACTGAGGCTCTAGTGTAAGTGAGATCTGATATATGGGAACCTTTTTGGGGGGGAGGTTTTGAAGACGCGTATCAAAGCTGCGTAAATCTGACTACAGCTGATGCTGTGGAGTGACCTGTCTGCACCCTGTCTGAGTGCTCATAAGTGTCGTCTCACTATTTGTTACTTCTGAAGCTTCTGGAGCTCTGCCATATGAAGTATCCTTCAGCCAGCCTCATCTTTTCTGGCGGGTTTATCTGAATGTTTGTATGGCGGCAAGTCCTTTTGTCTACCTCAGCTGTATGTTCCTGTTAATTATATTTATCTGAAACTGGATATTGCAAGTGGAAATTAAATGTAAGTTAATTTCCCCTTTTTTTCCAATTCACCTTTTCTAACAGAAAACTGTTTGCCATCATTGCTGACTCACTGCATTGTTGTAACCTTCTGGTTAAGTGTGATTCTCCCATTAGCATATTGTAGCCTATTAATGGATGTATGCTTATTAAAGCCATATGCACTTCATATTTGATGTTTAAAAAATCTGTCTGCGGAATAGCAATCAGCACTGTTTTCACGCAATCATTCCATTGCACAATCCAGCTTGTCCGATTTGTCATTGTTCATCAAAACTGCAATAACTTAATTTCTCTCTGAGGCTCGTGTCTGATCACATGTCTGTCACAGCCATAGAATCAGCCTAAATTTCCATTCCCAAACGTACAATATCTTTCAGTCCTACCTTAAGTGTATTGAAGAATGTCTGACTGAACTCCACTGGAGCTCCATGTTGGTGAAgctgaggatggggggggggcaaccaGGCTAACAATGAGCAATGATAAAGATTGCTTGGAGGAAAGCGGGTGTTTTGGTACAGTTCTGTCTTACATAACCAGGTCCTTATGGGCTGGAATTGTCTCCCAGACTTTAAAGGGATAGAAGGTTCCAATTGTTGGATGGTTTATAGTGAAGGGAGAGCGCAGTCACCCCTCCCGACCTTGAACCCAGATCTAatgggtaccaaacctgcatcctgaccgcaacgccaaagagccagggtcattggtatggcagtcagaacACATACTCAACCATAGTGACGGTACTCAGTCGTATGGCCATAATCTTCTATGATGTTCAGAGCATCCATGTGCATCCTAGACAGatatactgtatttttttttatttcctcttcTAGGAAAGGACATTTGCACCAAGAATCTTATGGCAGTGGGCACAACCCTTTTCAAGGCCTTTTTCTCCCTGCCAGCCAGACTGCTGtgatttgtgttctgtgttttgccTCAATTGGCTGCTGAGCCAAGAGGAAGGAATACCGTGGGAAACATGCCGCCGGACCTCCCTGGATTTCTCAGGTTGACAATTGTATGCTTCATACTGCTGTCACTGGACTGTGGACTActgtaacattttttttatttcaagtgtGTGGATTGGACTTGAGGATGTAATTGGTCATTTTAAGTCATTTACCTTTTGATCTGCACGcaaaaggaggaagaaggatAAAGAAAGGACGTCTCTTTTCTTATTCACCAATGAAAGGCCCTTTGATGAACAATACTGGGCGTTGTTGTGCATTGTTGTAGCGAGTGTTTTGTGGGTTTTTGGTCCTTGTGCAGCCAAAGCATGCATTTGGGATTAATTACTGCGGCTGTTTCCTTTAACCAAAGCACTTGTCTCAGAATTAGCATTGAGTGACGCTGTGGCTGTCTAAGCCCATCGCTTGTAAGATGTTAAGTTAAATCACTCCAGTGGTGTCCAGTTCTACCCTATTCTATTGTACCATATTCTattgcattttattttgttgtacTCTATTCTATTGTACCTTATTCTGTTGTTAGCATATTCTATTATACATATTGTACCGTACTGTAATAGCTACCATTTCAGTATTGATTTAATGCATCACATCAAGGCACATGGATAGATCTGCTCTGTTGCAGTTAGACTTTTTGGAGGGGTCCAGCTGTTTAATGAGAAGTATAAGATGGGAAGGCTCGTCCTCAGCTGGCAATTTTAAGTGAGCAATATATCCAACTTTATGTTGGGCTGGATTAATCAAAACGTCTCTCTTCAAGACCTGGCAGAGTAGGTTGTCTAATCAGTAAAAAAACGAAAGACGTGAGTGTCTACCAACTTTGGATCAAAATGATAAACCCGGAGCTTTCGCTGATCAAAACCTCAGGCTCCTAATTAACATGATCAGGCACTGGAGTTTtccttttaaaaacagttttctTCTTTGATTCAGCATGACCGAGGAACAGGGAAATCACACATTTTATGTGCTTCAAGTCTAACTTTAAAGAAAGTTCacaatctgtcttttttttttaatgacccATTACTCGTATACAATGCAGATCCATGACACTTGATAACGCAGGCATTATGATTTTGAATAATTTTGCACAACAATGTATTAACATAACTTGTATGGGAAAAATAAACAGGGTCCACCGATTATAATATTATAACTGTCATTGAAAGGTTTAAGcttttaatgcatttatttaataaGCTACTTTAAAGAGATAACAAGCAGCTGAAGTGTATATTTTATGTAGTCAGCTTCTGTGGCTGTGCTTTATAGTGTTGTATACTTCTCATGACGTTTACTGTGTAGTTTTACAGCCATGTGGTGAATCAAGATGTAGTCTTACTACAAGTGCCAAGAagaatgtttttgtttctgtgtttgataAAATGTTTTCATTCAGGTCATGGAAATTGTGAAATATTGGTGGTGTGCTCTGAATTAAAGATAAAATGCAGAGCCAAGGCAAGGCTGAGTCAGCCATCAAAGTCTTTATCTGTTTTTCTCACTGCCTGTGTGACATGATTTTAGAGGAAAGctgcattttttccccctgccaCTCCTGACACTATCCATGATCTAAGAGGCCATTAATGAGATATGTCTCTCAATCCAGTATTTAAGACGTGGGGTAGTTTATTTGGAGCTGTTTATTCGTGCAATGTATGCAGGGAACACGCTTTGCATCTCCTAAGCTTCTTTAGTCAGTCGTGTGTGGGTAGAGTGAGGTGACCTATGGGGAATAGTAAACTCCATATTGAAGGTGACTTTAGAGAGCAACATAATCAGCACAGGACCGGCACTTTAATACTGTCAACAGATGGAGAATAAATGCATGTAACAGATCTGGCTGTTCGTTGGCTTGGCTCAACTCCAGTCTTGATGTAGAAACAAAACGGtatttcttcattcattcaagGGGTAGCGAAGCCTCCGCACTGCGAAAGTAAGACTGTGGGAGAGAATTTTTTAAGCTCTACCGGTTTCTGTGTTGCTTTACATTGTCCATCATGGCTGAACTCTGCCTGATTCTTACACTAGTGTGAATGAGATACGTGCAGTGTGAGAGACTGTTGGTAATGTTCTGATTAGCCtaatgtgttaatgttcaaACCGAGAATGCTGCGCATGTTTCCCTTTAGCGTCTACTGTTAGCATGTTTGTACTGTTATCATTTTGTCTATGTGCGTTCTGCTGTTTATTCCTGTGTATTAGCTCTTCTGTGTTAGTTAGCGTATCTGTCCTccgtgatggtgtgtgtgattgtagtgTAAGACCTGCCTCCAGGTAGACGCTGACCTAGAGTCAACCGCTTGGGACTGATCTATGTTGTGGGcggcccacctcccccagcccccgcctgtgagtgtgagtcttaTTTTCATTTGTTGATAGAGACTCATTATTCACAGGTGTTCATGTACCCCTTTCTCAGCCCCATTCCGCCTCCCCTCTCAACCCCTTGCACAccttttagcatttttcaaaatgatgcagtgaTTTGAGTTGAAGTTACACTCACTGTGCACTCTTGAAAGTGTATCACTTTTGGTAATGGTCCACATATCAGGCACGGTTTATCAAATAATTTGTTTCCGTTTCTTTATTGTAGTGTATAGGATTGTCACTGTATTAAGTTTACTAGAAATGTTTCAAATATATTTTCCTTACCCAGATTACTGTCTTAGGCTGTTTTCACGGCTTGGTCCAAACCGAGGGTCATGTTTTTGTTACATTGTTTACATTGGAAAAGGTTAGTTTTGGTTTCACCTTGCAATTTTGCGAGTATACTAATGAACTTTGCGTGACATACCTACATCCTGTGATCATTACTTAGGTGGACTGCGTCACCCTGTGTTTGGCATTGATTGGTTTGTAGATGGGCTAAATAAATGGGTAATAAAAAGGAAAACTGTCCTTCTCATTTGTCGACGCAGTGCTTTTTCAGATGGCATTGTGCCCCTTTATCTACTGCTGCCGCATTGTCTTTATATTATTCTCCTGTCCCctcatgtcttctctctctcatcctctccgaAAAtaagttttttccccccaagttGACTTTTGATTATATTACAATGAAATATcttgcctcttcctctccccatgTGCCACCGTGGCTCATTACCTGTTCTTTTCTTGTTCTATTGTTTAATGGGTGATGGTAGCCTTTCTCAACTTCCTGTAATTGGTCCAAAAGTCTGAACCATCCAAAAAAGTGTTTTCACACTGCAAACAAACCGAACCGTGGTTCAGTTTGATCCGGGCCGAGACCACCTCTTTTGGTCGGACCAAATTTTGGTCCTTTGGTCTAGAGACCGTGGCACCTCTGAGGCACCTTTCACACCTGCTATTCTGGTTCAGACCAAACTGAGAAGTCCAAAGGTCTGGACCAAACAATGTAGGTGTGAAAGCATCCTTAAACTTAAACTATATTACAACACAAGGATCTTCTCTTGTGTTGTCTTATACCAGTCAGACAAATGTAGAAGAGTGGTTGAAGACTTTATTGACCATACTATTAAATACTTTAGTGCCTTATCCGTTCTTACCATAATCCCACATTTTCTGAATTATAAACTAATCTGTGACGAGATTCATAAGGGAAATACTGCCAGCACCAAAAATGGAATATTGACCTACAAAATGGCTAGACTTTTTCTTTAGTGCATAACCAAGTACTACAATTAATAGAACTACAAACATGATACACAGAATAATTATGTACTGAAGGCCATAGTCCCTTTTTGTAATtttatcaaaacacacactggtggaATTCTCTAAAACATGAAGAGTAATGATGCGTTCAGTTTGATGGAAACACTTGGTTCTGTCCAGGTCTGGAATTGTTACATTGGCCTTATGTAGATGTTGAAGCCATGTGGTCTGACAACAGTTGAAAGTATTGCCGCTTATGTAAATGATAGATAAATGAGACCTTGTCATATTCTCTAAAGTAGTCAAGCTGTTATTCCTCACGTCCAACTCCGTCAGGGGGGAGCAGGCAGTTGTACTTGGAAGGCTCTTCAGGTTGTTACCAGATACATTCAGGATTCTCAGTTCCTTCATACACGCCAAATCAAATTGGGAATCAGTCACATTATTCTGTCCAATGCTCAGAGATTGAAGGGTATTCCGCAAGTCCTTAAGAGCATTTTTGGCAATGGTTAGGTGTTTATTGCCAGCCAGATTGAGGGAGACCAAAGGGCTATTTGCAAATACACCAGGGAGCAAGATCTTTATACCATTTTCCTGGAGGTCTAAGTGCTTTAGTGTTCTGATGttactgaaagacacacacggCATGTCTGGAGTTAGATCAGATATTCCAAATGGTTCTGCAGGGCAGGGTCTTACCCTATTACTTTGAAGGGTCATGGTCTCTATCTTAGGAAAAGTATTGGAAAGGATGggggacaaatactgtatattattATCCTTCAGATTTATGTGACGCAAAGATGGCAACGAGTAGTTATAGAGATCTAACTGACTGTCTTTTCTAAAGGCATTGTTGCTGATATTCTGTAGGCAGTTGTCACTGATGTTCAGGATCTCCAGAGACTGTAGATCTCTCACCATCGTTAGAGGGAAGGATCTGAAATGGTTGCTGCTCAAGTCCAAGTGAACTAAAGGCATGATTTGCCAGTCAGAATATACACTGTCTTCATTCTCTGTTCCGGAATGCTTGCTTCTAGTTATGTCCTCATAAAGATGATTTGCTTCTGAGGCTGAGTTTGCCATTTCTATGACACCCAGTCTGTTGTTTTGGAGATGGAGATATTTCAAGTGGTTGTGTTTTGGCAGAATGGGGAAGTAGATAAGATTGTTGTAGCTTAAATCCAGAACTTCTAGATGATACACGTTTTCGTTATCATGTGTTATAAAGAACTCTATGGAGTTTCTGCTAAGGTTTAAATAAGTCACCTGGTAAAGTTTAAAGTCGCAGATATAAGCCAAATTATTCTGGGCCAAGTTCAGTTTAGTAAGCTTTTTCAGGGGGTTAAAAGTTCCTTCTTCGATTTTTGAAATTAGATTGTTCTCCAAGTTAATGACTTTCAGGTTTTTGGTGTTTGCGAAAGACTGGGCTGTTAGTTTTGATACAACATTTCCCGTGACTGTCAGGTAATCCAGTGAAGATGAGTTGCTGAGGTATTGTTTTACCGCCTCCTCATCCAGGTTGTTCTTTGAGATGTCCAGACTTCTCAGGGTTTGGAGGTCTTTGAAGGCTTGACTGTTGTTGATTATGTTGTTGTTTAGCGAGTTGCTTGCCAGGTTCAGGTTGTGGAGCCGGACCAAGCTTTTGAAAGCGCCTTTGTATATAAAACTCAGATGGTTGTAGCTTATATCCAGTCTCTCCAGGAATTGGAGGTTAATTGTTTTGAATTTTTGTATCACATTGTTTGACAAATCTAGTTCTATCAGCCCCTCATCCAAGCCCAGGGGAACAGAGGAAAGATTCCTGTGGCTCCAGGATGGCCTCTTAATCATTTTCttgaacatttaaaaatgcaaaacagagaaatattttTGTTTAGTTGGCAAAGAAATTAAGAAATAACAATTGCCTTGCATTTCTACAATATTTAACAAATAATAATCATCTCAGTTATCAGTTCAATATATATTTTGTgcattattctttttttattaaccTTACCTTCAGCCCAGTATGTTTATCCTCCCTATGTTTGTTGAAGAGCCTATATGAGTCGCCATACAAAGCCATAAGCATGACAATAATCAGCCTTCGTCCAGCCATTCTCTCCCGTCTCTGACAGGGCAGTCTGTGGTGACTCTGCATGCTGCAAGCCTGGGCTTTTATACTGTTGCATgctgtcagaaaaaaaacaccggGCAGGAGGTTTACTCACTGAGGTAATCCCTTTATTTGTCAACACATAGGCTGTGACACTTCTTAGTGCACGTGGGAATAACAAgaattgtcacacacacacactctctctctcacacacacacacacacactgatagacagatagatagatagataggaagttatacatacacacataaattatgtatctatgtatctacAGATATACAATATCCTTACATGTAATGAAATATgtcttttaaaatatcttaaatgaatgaatgaatggcctCAGTGCACTTCAGTTCACTATGTTGCAGACTGTTAGCTTCTCATTTGTGAGTGTACTGCTGTGGTCAGAATATGTAACCTCAGTAGTAAACACAGACCCTTTCAGTGAGCTTTCAGTTTACAAACACGTGACACATGTTTTCCTGATCGTCCATCACTATGATTCATCGCGATCACAATAATTATTCCACACCATGGAGCGAAAAAAATACAGCGCGTACAGGCTCCCCCCCCCGCAAGCTGGGCAAAtctctcttttgtttgttc
This genomic interval carries:
- the LOC116225182 gene encoding transforming growth factor beta activator LRRC33-like, with translation MQSHHRLPCQRRERMAGRRLIIVMLMALYGDSYRLFNKHREDKHTGLKKMIKRPSWSHRNLSSVPLGLDEGLIELDLSNNVIQKFKTINLQFLERLDISYNHLSFIYKGAFKSLVRLHNLNLASNSLNNNIINNSQAFKDLQTLRSLDISKNNLDEEAVKQYLSNSSSLDYLTVTGNVVSKLTAQSFANTKNLKVINLENNLISKIEEGTFNPLKKLTKLNLAQNNLAYICDFKLYQVTYLNLSRNSIEFFITHDNENVYHLEVLDLSYNNLIYFPILPKHNHLKYLHLQNNRLGVIEMANSASEANHLYEDITRSKHSGTENEDSVYSDWQIMPLVHLDLSSNHFRSFPLTMVRDLQSLEILNISDNCLQNISNNAFRKDSQLDLYNYSLPSLRHINLKDNNIQYLSPILSNTFPKIETMTLQSNRVRPCPAEPFGISDLTPDMPCVSFSNIRTLKHLDLQENGIKILLPGVFANSPLVSLNLAGNKHLTIAKNALKDLRNTLQSLSIGQNNVTDSQFDLACMKELRILNVSGNNLKSLPSTTACSPLTELDVRNNSLTTLENMTRSHLSIIYISGNTFNCCQTTWLQHLHKANVTIPDLDRTKCFHQTERIITLHVLENSTSVCFDKITKRDYGLQYIIILCIMFVVLLIVVLGYALKKKSSHFVGQYSIFGAGSISLMNLVTD